Proteins from a single region of Pangasianodon hypophthalmus isolate fPanHyp1 chromosome 7, fPanHyp1.pri, whole genome shotgun sequence:
- the smim19 gene encoding small integral membrane protein 19 encodes MGGFGVMANEESLDYSVHEAWNEATNVYLLVILVSFALLMYARKNKRKIMRIFTMPPTVGSAPEPNFYDSLQKVRLRQQLEMYSLSRKFEQQHQQGQATECVQLAME; translated from the exons ATGGGTGGATTTGGAGTGATGGCTAATGAGGAATCTCTGGATTATTCCGTGCATGAAGCGTGGAACGAAGCGACTAATGTTTACCTGCTGGTTATTTTGGTCAGTTTTGCACTGCTGATGTACGCCAGAAA GAATAAGAGGAAGATCATGCGCATCTTTACGATGCCTCCCACGGTGGGATCCGCTCCGGAGCCGAATTTCTACGACAGCCTGCAGAAAGTGCGGCTCAGGCAGCAGCTGGAGATGTATTCTCTCT CCAGAAAGTTTGAGCAGCAGCACCAGCAGGGCCAGGCGACGGAGTGTGTGCAGCTGGCGATGGAGTGA